One genomic segment of Arthrobacter sp. Marseille-P9274 includes these proteins:
- a CDS encoding LURP-one-related/scramblase family protein, translated as MREKLLSIGDDYWIEDDQGRRVYKVNGKALRARDTFVLEDASGNEAARIQERKLSIRDKVAIERGGDTAATVHKALIGLRDRFAIDVKDGDDMKAHGNIVDHEYQIEREGRTVATISKKWFRVRESYGVDIAQGEDVPLILAITVAIDSLT; from the coding sequence ATGCGCGAGAAACTGCTGTCGATTGGGGATGATTACTGGATCGAGGACGACCAGGGTCGACGCGTCTACAAGGTCAACGGCAAGGCGCTTCGAGCCCGGGACACGTTCGTTCTGGAGGACGCCTCGGGAAACGAGGCGGCGAGGATCCAGGAGCGAAAGCTCTCGATCCGGGACAAGGTCGCCATTGAGCGCGGCGGCGACACCGCCGCAACTGTCCACAAGGCGCTGATCGGGCTCCGGGACCGCTTCGCCATCGATGTGAAGGACGGCGACGATATGAAGGCGCACGGGAACATCGTCGACCACGAGTACCAGATCGAGCGCGAGGGCCGCACGGTCGCCACGATCTCCAAGAAATGGTTCCGGGTGCGTGAATCCTACGGCGTAGACATCGCGCAAGGCGAAGACGTCCCGCTCATTCTGGCGATCACCGTCGCCATCGACTCGTTGACCTAG